A segment of the Lycium ferocissimum isolate CSIRO_LF1 chromosome 5, AGI_CSIRO_Lferr_CH_V1, whole genome shotgun sequence genome:
TACTCCGACTAAATTGCTCAAGTTATATACTTTACTAGTTGCAAATGAGTATCAGCACTAGAGAAAATGACCACAAAGTAAAAGACCACCTGAACTAATTCTATTTCGTTCTCTGTACCTTTCAAACAACAGCTCTTCATTTCGTTTAAGCTTGTTATATTCCGCCATATCAAATCCTGAACTTTGGCTACTTTCAAGTTCTCCGGATATGTTTCCCCCATCTTCAATCGTATAGATTGTTCTATTCTTCTGTTGACTCTGCAGAATTGCTGGGCTCCAACTCCCATGGCTGCTGATGGAATAACTACTATCATTCTGAGGGGAGGTGATGTCCTACAAAAAGGAAAGTTGGGGCCAAGTTACACTAGATATCATAAATAAGGGAAAAGAATGAGATTTCTAATACTAGAGAAGTACAACTTATATGGCTACCACACTACCAAAGTGCACATGTAAACGCAAAACTAATGGCACAGCGGGAAAAGCAACTTCAAGCAATTTGTGTTAAATAAAGGAATTCGTTTAATGTCTAGCCGTTATAGGCAAAATGAGAGGTACTTCCTCAACGGACCAGAGTGAGCCAACATCCTCCTAGTTTGACCACTTAAAGCCAACCAAAGAAATTAATTCCTAAAAGATTCCAATCATCTGGCAAATATAGCTAAACCTAGTTCATAAACCTAATAAGTATCAGAGACGATGTTATCCAATCAAGAGCGCACTTGCTAGTATCCCATACCACAAGCAGCACCTAATTTTTAGATGTCACAACACAAGCATGCAAAATTTAATTCTATTAGAGGAAAACAAAGTATCACTTTACCTGTCTTGCATCACATATTGACGTTTTCCTACTAACAGGAGTTTGCATTTCTTTTGTGGGAGTGAAAGAACCATCATTGCTTGTCTCCCACTGTAACCAGGGTAAGATAACCCCATCCGTTCCCACAGGATGACAATTAGATCCTGCTGGACTCTGATTAACAGCTTCCCCATAAGTTGTACTATCCCTTGGCTTAGCTATTCCTCCTAATGTGGAACTAGCATCACTTCTTTCTCCATCAAATGAAGAAAAATCTGTATCTTCTATATTTGCAATGAAATCCTCAAAAAACTTCTCTGCCTCCTCATTCAATTGTGTTGATGTCCTGCTTCTATCATTGCTTCTCTGGAAATTTGTAAAAAGCTAGTTATAACGGATCTATAACAGAGGCGAATAAAAGCCAATCAAGAAAGTCATAAATTGATCGCTCAACTAAAAAAGGGAGGGACCTTTCTACGTGGTTGTTTCTGCCCAGCAGCAGAATTTTTTGTATCAGGAAGATCTTTGACAATCCGTCGATCCCTACCTCTCTGGTCTTCCTGCAgaatttcatcaagaagatcttGCTTACGCTTCTAACTTTAATATTAAAGAGAGTTAAGGCATTCAATTTCCGAGAATTAAATCACATAACATAGTGATTGCCAAAGAAGAATCAGAACCACGGTGCAAAAGAAGGCAAAAGTATTAGACTGAGAGAAAGACCGCATAAATAGTGATTGCCAAAGAAGACTTCGACCCTATGTGCAACAAAACGGGAAAATGAAAGCATGGACAAAACTTACCTGCTCCAATTTCGTTACATAATTCTTTCTGGCCACATGACCTGACTTGGAGCCACTAGTTTTCTTCCCCATGGTCTGCATGAGTCAACATAAAATAGTAAGCTAGCTCATAAACTGTGCGGAAGtaagtttttcttatttcatgGAACACATAAACCACACACTTGTTCAAGTTCAGTTTTGATTTCTTCAACAGCATGCCTGAGTTCTTTTCTCATTGCTTCGTACAGTTCACCATTCACAACATCCCCAGTTGGGTGCTCACCCTGAAGACCAATAATATAATGTGTAAAGAGTCAAATCGATAAGGCATAAGAAAAAGTCAGAGTGTACTACTTCAACAGAAAAACAAGTAAACCTTTTTCTGCGCATAAACTGCTCGAATGGTTTTCTCGATGCTATTTTTACCGGTAAGAGCATCCTTTGTGTCATCATCAGTCAAGGCAGAAGAGTGACTCTAATATGATTGAAAGAGGTGCATAAATTAGTAACATTGCAAGAAGACATGtaatgatatacaaaaaaagCAGAACATTATGAGAACAATGGGCAAAAGCAACTATGATGTTTGTGAGAAATGATACATTAACCCAATAAGTTCCCTACAACTTAAAGGAAGCAACCATAAATTGTTGTGGCTTACAGAGTAGCCATCATGTGACAGTGACATGTCTTTTTGGCTAAAAG
Coding sequences within it:
- the LOC132056073 gene encoding uncharacterized protein LOC132056073, with amino-acid sequence MASSAFKSTTRRTTLGGSDDSSGNNSSNNKAHRRSRSLSRVAHGPRRYEEPESTPANLGYNAGPRGKFVNTTRGSGVPEISLDDLAIEFFSQEEERENSDRGSLGRRASIGHWASETASSRRRGRSVSRQGSKGVTAGDRKSVAADRSRSKVATSDASSRRRRSVSAVRYQISDSESDADHYRNSSSQMDIKKNQSNRISDFPSSLKPTAVNNPQLKRSFSQKDMSLSHDGYSSHSSALTDDDTKDALTGKNSIEKTIRAVYAQKKGEHPTGDVVNGELYEAMRKELRHAVEEIKTELEQTMGKKTSGSKSGHVARKNYVTKLEQEDQRGRDRRIVKDLPDTKNSAAGQKQPRRKRSNDRSRTSTQLNEEAEKFFEDFIANIEDTDFSSFDGERSDASSTLGGIAKPRDSTTYGEAVNQSPAGSNCHPVGTDGVILPWLQWETSNDGSFTPTKEMQTPVSRKTSICDARQDITSPQNDSSYSISSHGSWSPAILQSQQKNRTIYTIEDGGNISGELESSQSSGFDMAEYNKLKRNEELLFERYRERNRISSGGLLLCGHFL